One window of the Camelina sativa cultivar DH55 chromosome 1, Cs, whole genome shotgun sequence genome contains the following:
- the LOC104791868 gene encoding uncharacterized protein LOC104791868, whose amino-acid sequence MSPSFCSGRCSVAFFLLISAVPISYLISLELAVPSTHVFSYHSSGYFRECAKWDDVGRRFLVSFMDGGGIGEIVIKDSDDDVLEEVTLVKDVDLAGNASLGISIDRVRNRLLVAVSDLLGNRYSALAAYDLSTWRRLFLAELSCHGDGKEKTFADDVAVDEEGNAYVTDAVGSKIWKVDVNGEVLYTITSPLFTPPGWYNNFVALNGIVYHPDGFLIVIHTFSGYLYKIDLTDGNQVSVIDVSGGTLRFGDGLELLSPTKIVVAGSPSSKLVESLDGWKTASVTGWFSSGMVHRLASSATVKEGRVYLNHIVGFGSKKKHMLVEAVF is encoded by the exons atgtcgccGTCGTTTTGCTCCGGTCGATGCTCCGTCGCGTTCTTCCTCCTAATCTCCGCCGTTCCCATATCTTACCTCATTTCCTTAGAGCTAGCCGTTCCTTCGACTCACGTCTTCTCTTACCATAGCTCCGGCTACTTCCGCGAGTGCGCCAAATGGGACGACGTTGGTCGGAGGTTCCTCGTCTCCTTCATGGACGGAGGTGGAATCGGCGAGATTGTTATTAAAGATTCCGACGACGACGTTCTTGAAGAAGTCACTTTAGTCAAAGACGTTGACCTCGCCGGTAACGCTTCCCTAGGAATCTCTATAGACCGCGTCAGAAACCGTCTCCTAGTCGCCGTCTCAGACTTGCTTGGTAACCGTTACAGCGCTTTAGCTGCGTATGATTTGTCGACGTGGCGCCGTCTCTTCTTAGCTGAACTCAGCTGCCATGGTGATG GTAAAGAGAAAACGTTTGCAGACGATGTAGCTGTTGATGAAGAAGGCAATGCTTATGTGACTGATGCAGTAGGTAGTAAAATTTGGAAGGTTGATGTTAATGGGGAGGTTCTGTATACGATTACAAGTCCTCTGTTTACTCCACCTGGATGGTACAATAACTTTGTTGCCCTTAACGGTATTGTTTATCATCCGGACGGGTTCCTTATTGTTATCCACACTTTCTCTGGTTACTTGTACAAAATCGACTTAACGGATGGGAATCAAGTTAGTGTAATTGATGTTTCTGGTGGTACATTGAGGTTTGGAGATGGGCTTGAGTTGTTGTCTCCAACTAAGATTGTTGTTGCAG GTAGTCCGTCTTCTAAACTGGTGGAGAGTTTAGATGGGTGGAAGACAGCTTCTGTGACGGGTTGGTTCAGCAGCGGTATGGTTCATAGGTTAGCCTCGTCAGCTACAGTTAAGGAAGGAAGAGTTTATCTAAACCACATTGTTGGATTTGGGTCTAAAAAGAAACACATGCTTGTAGAAGCTGTGTTTTAG
- the LOC104791879 gene encoding probable receptor-like serine/threonine-protein kinase At5g57670 isoform X2, translating into MAVEKDRKVDHVTVKKRNIVLVGIRIDESGKEILKWALEEVAEHGDCVVVVHVCYTSYRALKSKSSLDRYLELYSGFCSTKKIELKGEVLKGNSVLGVLVKEAKRYNAMSVVVGVKQQRKLSLKIAKGCAKELPSTTDVLAIHRGNIVFRRSNHYQLPLAQKMSSRTNSELSDGFSDKESQLKYEESMVKCIELPGTMGQEKRKISGRSLSLPSVELIDKKPGWPLLRTATLASPMVHQQTRKISVVNWVMSLPERFPHHPNLTSQPSFCDKQLKDILKEINRWFSYDVLKIATSDFSSENLIGKGGCNEVYKGFLEDGKAVAVKILKPSVKEAVKEFVHEVSIISSLTHSNISPLIGVCVHYNDLISVYNLSSRGSLEETLQCKHVLRWEERFKIAIGLGEALDYLHNQCSSPVIHRDVKSSNVLLSHEFEPQLSDFGLSMWGSKSCRYTIQRDVVGTFGYLAPEYFMYGKVSDKVDVYAFGVVLLELISGRTPISSDSPRGQESLVMWAKPMIEKGNAKELLDPNISGNFDEDQFHKMVLAATHCLTRAATHRPNIREILKLLRCEDEVAKWVKIVEEDEDCFDDEVYPNSNTELHLSLAMVDVEDNDSVSISSLERSNNSLFSSSSSQELQS; encoded by the exons atggcaGTGGAGAAAGATAGAAAAGTGGATCATGTGACTGTGAAGAAGAGGAACATTGTATTGGTTGGAATCCGAATTGATGAGAGTGGCAAAGAGATCTTGAAATGGGCACTTGAAGAAGTAGCTGAACATGGAGATTGTGTAGTTGTTGTCCATGTTTGTTATACTTCTT ATCGTGCCTTGAAAAGCAAGTCATCGCTTGATCGGTACTTAGAACTTTACAGTGGATTCTGCTCAACAAAGAAG ATTGAGCTCAAAGGAGAAGTTTTAAAGGGCAATTCAGTTTTAGGGGTTCTAGTTAAAGAGGCGAAGAGATACAACGCTATGTCAGTTGTTGTTGGAGTTAAACAACAAAGGAAATTAAG tctAAAAATAGCTAAAGGCTGCGCAAAGGAGCTTCCTTCAACAACCGATGTTTTGGCCATCCACAGAGGGAATATTGTCTTTAGACGTTCCAACCATTACCAACTACCTCTTG CTCAAAAGATGAGTTCAAGAACAAATTCTGAACTTTCTGATGGATTTTCAGACAAGGAAAGCCAACTGAAGTATGAAGAATCTATGGTTAAATGCATAGAGCTCCCAGGAACAATGGGacaagagaagaggaagatttCAGGAAGATCGCTATCTCTTCCATCAGTAGAGTTAATAGACAAGAAACCGGGTTGGCCATTGCTAAGAACAGCCACTTTAGCTAGTCCAATGGTTCACCAACAGACTAGGAAAATATCAGTTGTCAATTGGGTCATGAGCTTGCCTGAACGATTTCCTCATCATCCGAATCTGACTTCTCAACCGAGCTTTTGTGATAAACAACTTAAAGACATACTCAAGGAAATAAACAGATGGTTCAGCTATGATGTTCTTAAGATAGCAACATCAGATTTCTCTTCAG AGAATCTAATCGGGAAAGGAGGATGTAACGAAGTGTACAAAGGGTTTCTTGAAGATGGTAAAGCCGTGGCGGTGAAGATCTTGAAACCATCTGTTAAAGAAGCAGTGAAGGAGTTTGTTCATGAAGTGAGCATAATCTCTTCTTTGACTCACTCAAACATCTCCCCTTTGATTGGTGTATGCGTTCATTACAACGATCTAATCTCTGTTTACAATCTCTCATCCAGAGGGAGTTTGGAGGAAACTCTTCAAT GTAAGCATGTATTGAGATGGGAAGAGAGATTCAAGATAGCAATTGGATTAGGGGAAGCTCTTGATTATCTCCATAACCAATGTTCTAGTCCTGTGATCCACAGAGACGTCAAATCTTCAAATGTTCTTCTCTCGCATGAGTTCGAACCTCAG CTGTCAGATTTTGGACTTTCGATGTGGGGATCAAAGTCTTGTCGATACACGATACAAAGAGACGTGGTTGGAACGTTTGGATACCTAGCTCCTGAGTACTTTATGTATGGAAAAGTCAGTGATAAAGTCGATGTATATGCCTTTGGAGTAGTTTTGCTTGAGCTCATTTCAGGAAGAACTCCTATATCATCTGATAGCCCAAGAGGACAAGAGAGTTTGGTCATGTGG GCAAAACCAATGATCGAAAAAGGCAATGCAAAAGAGCTCTTGGATCCGAATATCTCTGGGAATTTCGACGAGGATCAGTTTCATAAGATGGTTCTTGCTGCTACACATTGTCTCACAAGAGCAGCCACTCATCGTCCCAATATCAGAGAG ATATTGAAGCTGCTAAGATGCGAAGATGAAGTAGCAAAATGGGTGAAGATagtagaagaagacgaagattgTTTCGATGACGAGGTTTACCCAAATTCGAACACAGAGCTTCACTTGAGCCTCGCGATGGTCGACGTGGAGGATAATGACTCCGTGTCAATCAGTAGCTTGGAGAGAAGTAACAACagccttttctcttcttcttcctcacagGAGCTTCAGTCTTAA
- the LOC104791879 gene encoding probable receptor-like serine/threonine-protein kinase At5g57670 isoform X3 produces MAVEKDRKVDHVTVKKRNIVLVGIRIDESGKEILKWALEEVAEHGDCVVVVHVCYTSFMIDTDRALKSKSSLDRYLELYSGFCSTKKIELKGEVLKGNSVLGVLVKEAKRYNAMSVVVGVKQQRKLSLKIAKGCAKELPSTTDVLAIHRGNIVFRRSNHYQLPLDKESQLKYEESMVKCIELPGTMGQEKRKISGRSLSLPSVELIDKKPGWPLLRTATLASPMVHQQTRKISVVNWVMSLPERFPHHPNLTSQPSFCDKQLKDILKEINRWFSYDVLKIATSDFSSENLIGKGGCNEVYKGFLEDGKAVAVKILKPSVKEAVKEFVHEVSIISSLTHSNISPLIGVCVHYNDLISVYNLSSRGSLEETLQCKHVLRWEERFKIAIGLGEALDYLHNQCSSPVIHRDVKSSNVLLSHEFEPQLSDFGLSMWGSKSCRYTIQRDVVGTFGYLAPEYFMYGKVSDKVDVYAFGVVLLELISGRTPISSDSPRGQESLVMWAKPMIEKGNAKELLDPNISGNFDEDQFHKMVLAATHCLTRAATHRPNIREILKLLRCEDEVAKWVKIVEEDEDCFDDEVYPNSNTELHLSLAMVDVEDNDSVSISSLERSNNSLFSSSSSQELQS; encoded by the exons atggcaGTGGAGAAAGATAGAAAAGTGGATCATGTGACTGTGAAGAAGAGGAACATTGTATTGGTTGGAATCCGAATTGATGAGAGTGGCAAAGAGATCTTGAAATGGGCACTTGAAGAAGTAGCTGAACATGGAGATTGTGTAGTTGTTGTCCATGTTTGTTATACTTCTT TTATGATTGATACGGATCGTGCCTTGAAAAGCAAGTCATCGCTTGATCGGTACTTAGAACTTTACAGTGGATTCTGCTCAACAAAGAAG ATTGAGCTCAAAGGAGAAGTTTTAAAGGGCAATTCAGTTTTAGGGGTTCTAGTTAAAGAGGCGAAGAGATACAACGCTATGTCAGTTGTTGTTGGAGTTAAACAACAAAGGAAATTAAG tctAAAAATAGCTAAAGGCTGCGCAAAGGAGCTTCCTTCAACAACCGATGTTTTGGCCATCCACAGAGGGAATATTGTCTTTAGACGTTCCAACCATTACCAACTACCTCTTG ACAAGGAAAGCCAACTGAAGTATGAAGAATCTATGGTTAAATGCATAGAGCTCCCAGGAACAATGGGacaagagaagaggaagatttCAGGAAGATCGCTATCTCTTCCATCAGTAGAGTTAATAGACAAGAAACCGGGTTGGCCATTGCTAAGAACAGCCACTTTAGCTAGTCCAATGGTTCACCAACAGACTAGGAAAATATCAGTTGTCAATTGGGTCATGAGCTTGCCTGAACGATTTCCTCATCATCCGAATCTGACTTCTCAACCGAGCTTTTGTGATAAACAACTTAAAGACATACTCAAGGAAATAAACAGATGGTTCAGCTATGATGTTCTTAAGATAGCAACATCAGATTTCTCTTCAG AGAATCTAATCGGGAAAGGAGGATGTAACGAAGTGTACAAAGGGTTTCTTGAAGATGGTAAAGCCGTGGCGGTGAAGATCTTGAAACCATCTGTTAAAGAAGCAGTGAAGGAGTTTGTTCATGAAGTGAGCATAATCTCTTCTTTGACTCACTCAAACATCTCCCCTTTGATTGGTGTATGCGTTCATTACAACGATCTAATCTCTGTTTACAATCTCTCATCCAGAGGGAGTTTGGAGGAAACTCTTCAAT GTAAGCATGTATTGAGATGGGAAGAGAGATTCAAGATAGCAATTGGATTAGGGGAAGCTCTTGATTATCTCCATAACCAATGTTCTAGTCCTGTGATCCACAGAGACGTCAAATCTTCAAATGTTCTTCTCTCGCATGAGTTCGAACCTCAG CTGTCAGATTTTGGACTTTCGATGTGGGGATCAAAGTCTTGTCGATACACGATACAAAGAGACGTGGTTGGAACGTTTGGATACCTAGCTCCTGAGTACTTTATGTATGGAAAAGTCAGTGATAAAGTCGATGTATATGCCTTTGGAGTAGTTTTGCTTGAGCTCATTTCAGGAAGAACTCCTATATCATCTGATAGCCCAAGAGGACAAGAGAGTTTGGTCATGTGG GCAAAACCAATGATCGAAAAAGGCAATGCAAAAGAGCTCTTGGATCCGAATATCTCTGGGAATTTCGACGAGGATCAGTTTCATAAGATGGTTCTTGCTGCTACACATTGTCTCACAAGAGCAGCCACTCATCGTCCCAATATCAGAGAG ATATTGAAGCTGCTAAGATGCGAAGATGAAGTAGCAAAATGGGTGAAGATagtagaagaagacgaagattgTTTCGATGACGAGGTTTACCCAAATTCGAACACAGAGCTTCACTTGAGCCTCGCGATGGTCGACGTGGAGGATAATGACTCCGTGTCAATCAGTAGCTTGGAGAGAAGTAACAACagccttttctcttcttcttcctcacagGAGCTTCAGTCTTAA
- the LOC104791879 gene encoding probable receptor-like serine/threonine-protein kinase At5g57670 isoform X1, giving the protein MAVEKDRKVDHVTVKKRNIVLVGIRIDESGKEILKWALEEVAEHGDCVVVVHVCYTSFMIDTDRALKSKSSLDRYLELYSGFCSTKKIELKGEVLKGNSVLGVLVKEAKRYNAMSVVVGVKQQRKLSLKIAKGCAKELPSTTDVLAIHRGNIVFRRSNHYQLPLAQKMSSRTNSELSDGFSDKESQLKYEESMVKCIELPGTMGQEKRKISGRSLSLPSVELIDKKPGWPLLRTATLASPMVHQQTRKISVVNWVMSLPERFPHHPNLTSQPSFCDKQLKDILKEINRWFSYDVLKIATSDFSSENLIGKGGCNEVYKGFLEDGKAVAVKILKPSVKEAVKEFVHEVSIISSLTHSNISPLIGVCVHYNDLISVYNLSSRGSLEETLQCKHVLRWEERFKIAIGLGEALDYLHNQCSSPVIHRDVKSSNVLLSHEFEPQLSDFGLSMWGSKSCRYTIQRDVVGTFGYLAPEYFMYGKVSDKVDVYAFGVVLLELISGRTPISSDSPRGQESLVMWAKPMIEKGNAKELLDPNISGNFDEDQFHKMVLAATHCLTRAATHRPNIREILKLLRCEDEVAKWVKIVEEDEDCFDDEVYPNSNTELHLSLAMVDVEDNDSVSISSLERSNNSLFSSSSSQELQS; this is encoded by the exons atggcaGTGGAGAAAGATAGAAAAGTGGATCATGTGACTGTGAAGAAGAGGAACATTGTATTGGTTGGAATCCGAATTGATGAGAGTGGCAAAGAGATCTTGAAATGGGCACTTGAAGAAGTAGCTGAACATGGAGATTGTGTAGTTGTTGTCCATGTTTGTTATACTTCTT TTATGATTGATACGGATCGTGCCTTGAAAAGCAAGTCATCGCTTGATCGGTACTTAGAACTTTACAGTGGATTCTGCTCAACAAAGAAG ATTGAGCTCAAAGGAGAAGTTTTAAAGGGCAATTCAGTTTTAGGGGTTCTAGTTAAAGAGGCGAAGAGATACAACGCTATGTCAGTTGTTGTTGGAGTTAAACAACAAAGGAAATTAAG tctAAAAATAGCTAAAGGCTGCGCAAAGGAGCTTCCTTCAACAACCGATGTTTTGGCCATCCACAGAGGGAATATTGTCTTTAGACGTTCCAACCATTACCAACTACCTCTTG CTCAAAAGATGAGTTCAAGAACAAATTCTGAACTTTCTGATGGATTTTCAGACAAGGAAAGCCAACTGAAGTATGAAGAATCTATGGTTAAATGCATAGAGCTCCCAGGAACAATGGGacaagagaagaggaagatttCAGGAAGATCGCTATCTCTTCCATCAGTAGAGTTAATAGACAAGAAACCGGGTTGGCCATTGCTAAGAACAGCCACTTTAGCTAGTCCAATGGTTCACCAACAGACTAGGAAAATATCAGTTGTCAATTGGGTCATGAGCTTGCCTGAACGATTTCCTCATCATCCGAATCTGACTTCTCAACCGAGCTTTTGTGATAAACAACTTAAAGACATACTCAAGGAAATAAACAGATGGTTCAGCTATGATGTTCTTAAGATAGCAACATCAGATTTCTCTTCAG AGAATCTAATCGGGAAAGGAGGATGTAACGAAGTGTACAAAGGGTTTCTTGAAGATGGTAAAGCCGTGGCGGTGAAGATCTTGAAACCATCTGTTAAAGAAGCAGTGAAGGAGTTTGTTCATGAAGTGAGCATAATCTCTTCTTTGACTCACTCAAACATCTCCCCTTTGATTGGTGTATGCGTTCATTACAACGATCTAATCTCTGTTTACAATCTCTCATCCAGAGGGAGTTTGGAGGAAACTCTTCAAT GTAAGCATGTATTGAGATGGGAAGAGAGATTCAAGATAGCAATTGGATTAGGGGAAGCTCTTGATTATCTCCATAACCAATGTTCTAGTCCTGTGATCCACAGAGACGTCAAATCTTCAAATGTTCTTCTCTCGCATGAGTTCGAACCTCAG CTGTCAGATTTTGGACTTTCGATGTGGGGATCAAAGTCTTGTCGATACACGATACAAAGAGACGTGGTTGGAACGTTTGGATACCTAGCTCCTGAGTACTTTATGTATGGAAAAGTCAGTGATAAAGTCGATGTATATGCCTTTGGAGTAGTTTTGCTTGAGCTCATTTCAGGAAGAACTCCTATATCATCTGATAGCCCAAGAGGACAAGAGAGTTTGGTCATGTGG GCAAAACCAATGATCGAAAAAGGCAATGCAAAAGAGCTCTTGGATCCGAATATCTCTGGGAATTTCGACGAGGATCAGTTTCATAAGATGGTTCTTGCTGCTACACATTGTCTCACAAGAGCAGCCACTCATCGTCCCAATATCAGAGAG ATATTGAAGCTGCTAAGATGCGAAGATGAAGTAGCAAAATGGGTGAAGATagtagaagaagacgaagattgTTTCGATGACGAGGTTTACCCAAATTCGAACACAGAGCTTCACTTGAGCCTCGCGATGGTCGACGTGGAGGATAATGACTCCGTGTCAATCAGTAGCTTGGAGAGAAGTAACAACagccttttctcttcttcttcctcacagGAGCTTCAGTCTTAA
- the LOC104791879 gene encoding receptor-like cytosolic serine/threonine-protein kinase RBK1 isoform X4: protein MKGSLEETLQCKHVLRWEERFKIAIGLGEALDYLHNQCSSPVIHRDVKSSNVLLSHEFEPQLSDFGLSMWGSKSCRYTIQRDVVGTFGYLAPEYFMYGKVSDKVDVYAFGVVLLELISGRTPISSDSPRGQESLVMWAKPMIEKGNAKELLDPNISGNFDEDQFHKMVLAATHCLTRAATHRPNIREILKLLRCEDEVAKWVKIVEEDEDCFDDEVYPNSNTELHLSLAMVDVEDNDSVSISSLERSNNSLFSSSSSQELQS from the exons ATGAA AGGGAGTTTGGAGGAAACTCTTCAAT GTAAGCATGTATTGAGATGGGAAGAGAGATTCAAGATAGCAATTGGATTAGGGGAAGCTCTTGATTATCTCCATAACCAATGTTCTAGTCCTGTGATCCACAGAGACGTCAAATCTTCAAATGTTCTTCTCTCGCATGAGTTCGAACCTCAG CTGTCAGATTTTGGACTTTCGATGTGGGGATCAAAGTCTTGTCGATACACGATACAAAGAGACGTGGTTGGAACGTTTGGATACCTAGCTCCTGAGTACTTTATGTATGGAAAAGTCAGTGATAAAGTCGATGTATATGCCTTTGGAGTAGTTTTGCTTGAGCTCATTTCAGGAAGAACTCCTATATCATCTGATAGCCCAAGAGGACAAGAGAGTTTGGTCATGTGG GCAAAACCAATGATCGAAAAAGGCAATGCAAAAGAGCTCTTGGATCCGAATATCTCTGGGAATTTCGACGAGGATCAGTTTCATAAGATGGTTCTTGCTGCTACACATTGTCTCACAAGAGCAGCCACTCATCGTCCCAATATCAGAGAG ATATTGAAGCTGCTAAGATGCGAAGATGAAGTAGCAAAATGGGTGAAGATagtagaagaagacgaagattgTTTCGATGACGAGGTTTACCCAAATTCGAACACAGAGCTTCACTTGAGCCTCGCGATGGTCGACGTGGAGGATAATGACTCCGTGTCAATCAGTAGCTTGGAGAGAAGTAACAACagccttttctcttcttcttcctcacagGAGCTTCAGTCTTAA
- the LOC104791908 gene encoding ubiquitin-conjugating enzyme E2 29-like has protein sequence MATRRILKELKELQRDPPVSCSAGPTGEDMFHWQATIMGPNESPYSGGVFLVNIHFPPDYPFKPPKVVFRTKVFHPNINSNGNICLDILKDQWSPALTICKVLLSVCSLLTDPNPDDPLVPEIAHIYKTDKTRYEAMARSWTQKYALF, from the exons ATGGCAACGAGAAGGATATTGAAAGAACTTAAGGAGTTGCAAAGAGACCCTCCTGTATCATGCAGTGCAG GTCCAACGGGAGAAGATATGTTCCACTGGCAAGCTACCATAATGGGTCCGAACGAAAGTCCGTACTCCGGCGGTGTTTTCCTTGTTAATATCCATTTCCCTCCCGATTATCCTTTCAAACCTCCCAAG GTTGTCTTCAGAACCAAAGTGTTTCACCCGAACATCAACAGTAATGGAAACATATGTTTGGACATTCTCAAAGACCAATGGAGCCCTGCCCTCACCATCTGTAAg GTGCTTCTCTCGGTATGCTCTCTTCTTACAGACCCAAACCCTGACGATCCTCTGGTGCCAGAGATAGCTCACATATACAAAACTGACAAGACCAGATATGAAGCCATGGCACGAAGCTGGACCCAAAAGTATGCCTTgttttaa